The Ensifer adhaerens genome contains a region encoding:
- a CDS encoding O-succinylhomoserine sulfhydrylase, translating into MSKNWRPATQLVHGGTTRSQHGETSEAIFLTQGFVYETSEAAEARFKGETEGFIYARYGSPTNDMFEKRMCMLEGAEDARATASGMAAVTAAILCQLKAGDHIVAARALFGSCRWVVETLAPKYGIECTLVDGRDLANWEKAIQKNTKVFFLESPTNPTLEVIDIAGVAKLANQIGAKVVVDNVFATPLFQKPLELGAHIVVYSATKHIDGQGRCLGGVVLSDKEWINEHLHDYFRHTGPAMSPFNAWTLLKGIETLPLRVRQQTETARRVADFLAEQPQVAKVIYPGRKDHPQADIIAKQMTGGSTLVAFELKGGKDAAFALQNALEIVRISNNLGDSKSLITHPGTTTHKNLTDEAREELGISAGTVRFSAGIEDSDDVVEDFARALKAVKA; encoded by the coding sequence ATGAGCAAAAACTGGCGCCCCGCAACGCAACTGGTCCATGGCGGGACCACCCGTTCCCAGCACGGAGAGACCTCCGAGGCGATCTTCCTTACCCAGGGCTTTGTCTACGAGACGTCGGAAGCTGCGGAAGCTCGTTTCAAGGGCGAGACCGAAGGCTTCATCTACGCCCGCTACGGTAGCCCGACCAACGACATGTTTGAAAAGCGCATGTGCATGCTGGAAGGCGCCGAGGATGCGCGCGCCACGGCATCGGGCATGGCTGCCGTCACCGCCGCCATTCTCTGCCAGCTGAAGGCCGGCGACCACATCGTCGCCGCCCGCGCCCTCTTCGGCTCCTGCCGCTGGGTGGTCGAGACGCTGGCGCCGAAATACGGCATCGAGTGCACGCTGGTCGACGGACGCGACCTCGCCAACTGGGAAAAGGCGATCCAGAAGAACACCAAGGTCTTCTTCCTCGAAAGCCCGACCAACCCGACGCTCGAAGTCATCGACATTGCCGGCGTTGCCAAGCTCGCCAACCAGATCGGCGCCAAGGTCGTCGTCGACAACGTCTTTGCGACGCCGCTCTTCCAGAAGCCGCTGGAACTCGGCGCCCATATCGTCGTCTATTCCGCCACCAAGCATATCGACGGTCAGGGCCGTTGCCTCGGCGGTGTCGTGCTTTCCGACAAGGAATGGATCAACGAGCACCTGCACGACTACTTCCGCCACACCGGCCCGGCGATGTCGCCGTTCAACGCCTGGACGCTGCTGAAGGGCATCGAGACGCTGCCGCTACGCGTGCGTCAGCAGACGGAAACGGCCCGCCGCGTGGCCGACTTCCTGGCAGAACAGCCGCAGGTCGCCAAGGTCATCTATCCTGGCCGCAAGGATCATCCGCAGGCCGACATCATCGCCAAGCAGATGACCGGCGGATCGACGCTCGTCGCCTTCGAACTGAAGGGCGGCAAGGATGCAGCCTTCGCGCTGCAGAATGCGCTGGAGATCGTGCGCATCTCCAACAACCTCGGCGACAGCAAGAGCCTGATCACCCATCCGGGAACGACCACGCACAAGAACCTGACCGACGAGGCCCGCGAAGAGCTCGGCATTTCCGCCGGAACCGTGCGCTTCTCGGCCGGCATCGAGGACAGCGACGATGTGGTGGAAGATTTCGCCCGCGCGCTGAAGGCCGTGAAGGCCTGA
- the apaG gene encoding Co2+/Mg2+ efflux protein ApaG — protein sequence MYRALTRDIEVTVEPYYLEEQSDPDDGRYVWGYRIVISNHSDASVRLMTRYWHITDENGQVDEVSGPGVIGEQPLLNPGDTYEYSSGCPLDTPSGVMFGHYSMESEGGETFNVAIPAFSLDSPGLVRTLN from the coding sequence ATGTATCGCGCTTTGACCCGCGACATAGAAGTTACGGTGGAGCCGTACTATCTCGAAGAGCAGTCGGATCCCGATGACGGCCGCTATGTCTGGGGCTATCGCATCGTCATCTCAAACCACTCGGACGCATCCGTGCGGTTGATGACGCGCTACTGGCACATTACCGATGAGAACGGGCAAGTCGACGAGGTCAGCGGTCCGGGCGTCATCGGCGAGCAGCCGCTGCTCAATCCCGGCGATACCTATGAGTATTCGTCCGGATGCCCTCTGGATACGCCCTCAGGCGTCATGTTCGGCCACTACAGCATGGAATCGGAAGGCGGAGAGACCTTCAACGTTGCCATCCCCGCCTTCTCGCTCGATTCACCCGGGCTCGTGCGCACCCTGAACTGA
- a CDS encoding 2'-deoxycytidine 5'-triphosphate deaminase — MGRDTGILADRAIAALLESGRLKSEKPLDDDQIQPASLDLRLGSKAFRVRASFMPGPSHLVADKLDRLKLHVVDLTDGAVLETGCVYIVPLMESLELPEGMSASANPKSSTGRLDIFTRVITDRAQEFDKIPTGYSGPLYLEISPRTFPIVVRRGSRLSQIRFRMGQSILSEQELQALHESDVLVASDKPNVSGGGIALSIDLKGTGPEGLIGYRGKHHTAVIDVDKKAQHAIFDFWEPLYSRGRDELILDPDEFYILVSREAVHVPPLYAAEMTPFDPLVGEFRVHYAGFFDPGFGHASAGGTGSRAVLEVRSHEVPFILEHGQIVGRLIYEHMLERPDGLYGLGVGSNYQAQGLKLSKHFRAE; from the coding sequence ATGGGCCGCGACACTGGGATTTTGGCCGATCGCGCGATCGCCGCGCTGTTAGAATCGGGACGCCTCAAAAGCGAGAAGCCGCTGGATGACGATCAGATCCAGCCGGCAAGCCTCGACCTGCGCCTAGGCTCGAAGGCTTTCCGCGTCCGCGCAAGCTTCATGCCAGGCCCGTCTCACCTCGTTGCCGACAAGCTCGACCGGCTGAAGCTGCACGTCGTCGATCTGACCGATGGCGCGGTGCTGGAAACGGGCTGCGTCTACATCGTGCCGCTGATGGAAAGCCTGGAACTGCCTGAGGGCATGTCGGCCTCGGCCAACCCGAAAAGCTCGACCGGTCGCCTCGACATCTTCACCCGCGTCATCACCGATCGCGCCCAGGAATTCGACAAGATCCCGACCGGCTACAGCGGTCCGCTCTATCTCGAAATCAGCCCGCGCACCTTCCCGATCGTCGTGCGCCGCGGCTCGCGCCTGTCGCAGATCCGCTTCCGCATGGGCCAGTCTATCCTGTCGGAGCAGGAACTGCAGGCGCTGCACGAGAGCGACGTGCTGGTGGCGAGCGACAAGCCGAACGTCAGCGGCGGCGGCATCGCGCTGTCGATCGATCTGAAGGGCACCGGGCCCGAAGGCCTGATCGGCTATCGCGGCAAGCATCACACCGCCGTCATCGACGTCGACAAGAAAGCGCAGCACGCGATCTTTGATTTCTGGGAGCCACTCTACAGCCGCGGCCGCGATGAACTGATCCTCGATCCGGATGAGTTCTACATTCTCGTCTCGCGGGAGGCGGTGCATGTTCCACCGCTTTATGCGGCCGAGATGACGCCGTTCGATCCGCTGGTCGGCGAGTTTCGCGTGCATTATGCCGGCTTCTTCGATCCGGGCTTCGGCCATGCCTCGGCCGGCGGCACGGGCAGCCGGGCCGTGCTCGAAGTGCGCAGCCACGAGGTGCCGTTCATCCTCGAACACGGCCAGATCGTCGGCCGCCTGATCTACGAACACATGCTGGAACGGCCGGATGGTCTCTATGGCCTCGGCGTCGGCTCCAACTACCAGGCGCAGGGCCTGAAGCTCTCGAAGCATTTCCGCGCCGAGTAG